AAAAGGCCGGTGGCAAGCGTCTGCCGGTACAGCAGTTCCTGGCGGGTAACCCGTTGCAGGTCGGCGACCGCTTCGATCTGCCGGCCTGAGTCTGGTTTGCCGCCCCGCGGTTTTGGCCGGGCGCGCTAACTGCCGAGGTGGCCGCGTGCCACCTCTTTTTTTTCCAGCCGCTCCGGCGCGAAGGTGGCGATGACTTCGGCAAACAGGGCGCGGGCCCGAGCACTGTTGTCGCCACTGAAATTACAGACATAGACATCGAGTGTCACGCCGCCGATTTCCGGCCAGGTGTGCACGGCCAGGTGCGATTCGGCCAGCACCACGGTGCCGGTGACACCGGCCGGCTGACCGGTGGCGTCGGTGAACGCGTGGAAGAGGCGGCCGACCACGCTCAGGCCATGGCGGCGGCAGGCATCGACACAATAGTCTTCCAGGCCGGCGGCATCGAGCAGCAAGCCCGGGGCGCAGCGGCAATCGTGCAGGTCAGCGATCAGGTGCAGGCCATTCATTTGGCAATTTTATGGCGTTTCACGTGAAACTCGGCGGGCAAAAATATTTTCCAGTAGGCGGCCCAGCCGATAACCGGCATTGACGATCTGCTGTTCGGCGATGCTGCGTGCCTGCGCGTCGAATTCGTCGGTGATCAAGGGCAGCAGGCTGCCGGCCGGGGGATAAGCGTCAGCAAGCAGATGATGGCTTTCGCTGCGCCAGCCGATAACCGAACCCTGGGCCGGCGCCGGATAGCGGGCGAGCAGTTCGGCGGCGCGCTTGTCCAGACGCTTGCCGCGCAGGGAAGACGGTCCGGGCAATTCATCCCAGTACTGATGCAGGTTGGAGAATGGCTGGCGGCGGGCCGGATTCTCAATTTCGACGCGGTTGCCGCCGTCGTCGCCGTGGCGGCCGACATGCAGTGGCTGGTGGATGTCGCCGACCAGATGCAGCAGCCAGGGCAGTGCCCAGGAAATCTGCTCCGGGCTGGCGGTCGACCGCAAAATTTGGCTGATTTTCCCGATCTGGAGGTCGATTTCACCGGCCCGGCGTTTGCCCTTGCTGTCGAGGTCGACGTAATGCCAGCCCTTGTGGCGGGCCTGATCGAACAGGCCGGGGATGGCCGGTGTCGGTGTTTCCCGGGTTTCATCGTAATAGCGGGGATCATGGCGGATGTTGTCCGCCCAGGTTGCAGCTTCGGCGAAGAGGGCCTGCGGCTCGTCGGAACGGGCCTTTTCCTGCCAGCTCGGGTAATCAGGATGGCGGGCCAGGATTTCGCCAATCTGCTGCCGGCTGGCCGGCGATAATTGCTGCCAGGCAATGATGGCAGTCAGCCGGTGCCCGGCCCCATTCCAGGCATGGGCCAGGGGCGGGCAGAGGAACAGGAAGAACAGAATCAGGAATCGACGCATTGCGGCATTATGCCGCGTGCGATAATCAGAGACTATGTCGAAACTGCCGCTCACCTCTCTGGCTTTTGCACTGCAACAAGCCGCCCTCATCAACGTCGCCGTCTTCGCCGGGCAAAGCCTGGCCGACGGGCTGCTAGGCCGTATTGATCCGCTCGCCCGCCCGGCGGTTCAGGATCTGGTCTACGGCAGCCTGCGCCAGTACGGACGGGGCGATTTCTTTTTGTCCCGCCTGCTCAGCAAGCCGCTGGCTGCCGAAGAAATTCGCGCCTTGCTGCTGGTTGCGATCTATCGTCTGGAAACCCGTCCGGACTCGGCGCATACCGTGGTTGATCAGGCGGTGGTGGCAGCCGGCGTCATGGCCGAAGGCCGTTTCCGCTCGCTGGTCAATGCCGTGCTGCGCAATTTCCTGCGCCAGCAGGCGGCACTGAATACTGACCTGGCGGCTGATGAACTGGCCGCCAGCCAGCATCCCGACTGGTGGCTGGCGCAATTGCAAACGGCCTATCCGAACGATTGGCCGGCCATCGTCGCAGCCGGCAACGCGCCACCGCCGATGGCACTGCGCGTCAATCTGCGCCGCATCGGCCGCGACGAATATCAACAGCGCCTGAGTGCCGTCGATATCGCATCGACGCCGATTGACGAGGCGGGTCTGATGCTCGACAAGCCGGTGGCAGTTGATCGTCTGCCCGGCTTTTTCGATGGCCTGGTTTCGGTTCAGGATCCGGGCGCCCAGCGCACCGCCAGCCTGCTCGACCCGCTGCCCGGCAGCCGTGTGCTTGATGCCTGCGCTGCGCCCGGCGGCAAGACGGCGCATCTGCTGGAACGCGCCGAACTCGATCTGCTGGCGCTCGATCTCAAGCCGTCGCGCTGCCGCCGCATCGAGGAAAACCTGGCTCGCCTCGGGCTGCAGGCCGGGGTCAAGGCAGCCGATTGTGCCAAACTGAATTTGTGGTGGGATGGCCGTCCGTTCGATGCCGTGCTTGCCGATGTGCCCTGTACGGCAAGCGGTGTTGTGCGGCGTAATCCGGATGCCAAGTGGCTGCGCCGGGAAACCGATATCGCCAGCTTTGCGGCCAGCCAGGCGCGTATTCTCGATGCCTTGTGGCAGGTTGTCCGGCCGGGAGGTAAACTGCTTTACGTGACCTGTTCGGTTTTTCCGGCTGAAAACACCGAACAGATCGGGCTGTTCCTGGCGCGTCAGCCGCTGGCCCGCCGGTGTCATGAGGAACAGCTTTTGCCTACCGCTGAACATGATGGTTTCTTCTATTGCCTCCTCGAAAAACGTGACTGAGCGACTACGGCGCTGGTTGTTGCTGCTGGTTTTCCTGCCTGTACTGGCGTGGACCGCAGAGATCGACATTGCAGCGCCGCAGATCGTGGCCGGCGATGATGGCTACGTGCTGTCGGCCGATTTCACGTTCGAACTGAACCAGCGCCTGGAAGAGGCGGTGACCAAGGGCGTCGTGCTCTATTTTGTTGCCGACTTCGAGCTTTCCCGACCGCGCTGGTACTGGCTTGATGAAAAGCTGCTCAGCCGCAGCCAGACCTACCGCCTGTCCTATCACGCGCTGACCCGGCAATACCGCTTGTCCACCGGCGCCCTGCACCAGTCGTTCTCCTCCTTGTCTGACGCCTTGCGCATGCTGGCGCGCATGCGCAACTGGGTGGTGATCGACAAGAACGACAAGACCATCAAGGCTGGCGAACCCTACCAGGCGGCCTTGCGCCTGCGTCTGGACATCACGCAATTGCCGCGTCCCTTCCAGATCAGCGCGCTCGGCAACAAGGAGTGGAGTCTGGCTTCCGACTGGAAGACCTGGCAGCTCAGCCTGCCTGCCGTGCTGCCGGCGGAGGTCAAGTGAAGCGTTTCGTCGCTGCCAGCGGCGCCCTCGCGGCAGCCGTCGGCGCCATTGTCTGGTTCCTGCTGCTGATGTCGACGGCGGCGGATACGGTCATTTTTTCGCGCAATTACCCCTTGCTGATCGCCCTCAACGTCATGCTGGCGCTCGGCATGCTCGCCCTCGTCGGCTCGCAGCTGCGCTCCTTGTGGCGCGATTACCAGGCCCAGGTTTTCGGCGCCCGCCTCAAGCTGCGCCTGATGCTGATGTTTGGCGTCATCGCCGTGTTGCCGGGCGCGCTGGTCTATGGCGTTTCCGTCCAGTTTGTGACGCGTTCGATCGAAAGCTGGTTCGACGTGCGCGTCGAGAAGGCGCTTGAGTCCGGCCTGCATCTCGGTCGTTCGGCCCTCGATTCGCTGCTCGCCGATCTTGGCGAAAAGGGACGCAGCATGGCCGCCGAACTTTCCGATATCCAGGAATTTTCCCGCCGCTCGGCCTTGCTGCGCCTGCGCGACGAAAAAGGCGTGCAGTCGGCGGCCTTGTTTTCGCTGGGTGGCCAACTGCTCTCCAGCGCAACCGGCGAACTGGGGGCCCTGCTGCCGGAATTGCCGACCCAGGCGCAGCTCAAGCAGGCGCGCAGCACGCGGGCCGTCAGTTCGGTCGAAGGCGAGGGCGGCAAGCTCTTTTTGCGCGTACTGGTGCCGGTGACGGCGCGCGACGTTTTCGAGGAACCGCGCATCCTGCAACTGATTCAGCCGGTGCCGGAAGGTCTGGCGCACGATGCCGATGCGGTGCAGGCGGTTTATCGCGATTATCAGGAGTTGCAGCTGGCCCGCGAGGGTCTGACCCGCATTTATGCCCTGACTTTGACGTTGACCGTGCTGGTTGCCCTGTTCGGGGCTTTCGCGCTGGCCTACGTGATGGCCCGCCGCCTGGTCGCGCCGCTGCACATCCTGGCCGAAGGCACGCAGGCGGTGGCGCAGGGCGACTTTTCGCCGCGCCAGGCAATCTACAGTGGCGACGAACTCGGTGTGCTGACCCAGTCCTTCAACCGGATGACCCGCCAGCTCAACGAAGCACGGCACGAAACCGAGCGCCACCGGGGCGAGCTGGAGTCGGCGCGCGGCTATCTCGAGTCGATCCTGGCCAATCTGTCGGCCGGTGTGCTGGTTTTCGACCGCCATTTCGTGCTGCGTACGGTCAACGAAGGCGCTTTGACCGTTTTGAACGATGACTTCACCGGCCTGATCGGCGAAGCCGTTGAAAACTGGCCGCGCCAGAGCATCATGGGCGAATGCATCCGTACGCATTTCTCGGCCACCGACGAAGTCGAATGGCAGGCCCAGCTTGAACTGGAGCGCCCGAACGGCATGCCGCAGGTTCTGCTGCTGCGCGGTTCGCGCCTGCCGGAAGCGAGTGGCGGCGGCGATGTCGTGGTCTTCGACGATGTGACGCGAATGAT
The DNA window shown above is from Quatrionicoccus australiensis and carries:
- the speD gene encoding adenosylmethionine decarboxylase; the encoded protein is MNGLHLIADLHDCRCAPGLLLDAAGLEDYCVDACRRHGLSVVGRLFHAFTDATGQPAGVTGTVVLAESHLAVHTWPEIGGVTLDVYVCNFSGDNSARARALFAEVIATFAPERLEKKEVARGHLGS
- a CDS encoding S1/P1 nuclease encodes the protein MRRFLILFFLFLCPPLAHAWNGAGHRLTAIIAWQQLSPASRQQIGEILARHPDYPSWQEKARSDEPQALFAEAATWADNIRHDPRYYDETRETPTPAIPGLFDQARHKGWHYVDLDSKGKRRAGEIDLQIGKISQILRSTASPEQISWALPWLLHLVGDIHQPLHVGRHGDDGGNRVEIENPARRQPFSNLHQYWDELPGPSSLRGKRLDKRAAELLARYPAPAQGSVIGWRSESHHLLADAYPPAGSLLPLITDEFDAQARSIAEQQIVNAGYRLGRLLENIFARRVSRETP
- the rsmB gene encoding 16S rRNA (cytosine(967)-C(5))-methyltransferase RsmB — encoded protein: MSKLPLTSLAFALQQAALINVAVFAGQSLADGLLGRIDPLARPAVQDLVYGSLRQYGRGDFFLSRLLSKPLAAEEIRALLLVAIYRLETRPDSAHTVVDQAVVAAGVMAEGRFRSLVNAVLRNFLRQQAALNTDLAADELAASQHPDWWLAQLQTAYPNDWPAIVAAGNAPPPMALRVNLRRIGRDEYQQRLSAVDIASTPIDEAGLMLDKPVAVDRLPGFFDGLVSVQDPGAQRTASLLDPLPGSRVLDACAAPGGKTAHLLERAELDLLALDLKPSRCRRIEENLARLGLQAGVKAADCAKLNLWWDGRPFDAVLADVPCTASGVVRRNPDAKWLRRETDIASFAASQARILDALWQVVRPGGKLLYVTCSVFPAENTEQIGLFLARQPLARRCHEEQLLPTAEHDGFFYCLLEKRD
- a CDS encoding DUF4390 domain-containing protein, with protein sequence MTERLRRWLLLLVFLPVLAWTAEIDIAAPQIVAGDDGYVLSADFTFELNQRLEEAVTKGVVLYFVADFELSRPRWYWLDEKLLSRSQTYRLSYHALTRQYRLSTGALHQSFSSLSDALRMLARMRNWVVIDKNDKTIKAGEPYQAALRLRLDITQLPRPFQISALGNKEWSLASDWKTWQLSLPAVLPAEVK
- a CDS encoding sensor histidine kinase, translated to MKRFVAASGALAAAVGAIVWFLLLMSTAADTVIFSRNYPLLIALNVMLALGMLALVGSQLRSLWRDYQAQVFGARLKLRLMLMFGVIAVLPGALVYGVSVQFVTRSIESWFDVRVEKALESGLHLGRSALDSLLADLGEKGRSMAAELSDIQEFSRRSALLRLRDEKGVQSAALFSLGGQLLSSATGELGALLPELPTQAQLKQARSTRAVSSVEGEGGKLFLRVLVPVTARDVFEEPRILQLIQPVPEGLAHDADAVQAVYRDYQELQLAREGLTRIYALTLTLTVLVALFGAFALAYVMARRLVAPLHILAEGTQAVAQGDFSPRQAIYSGDELGVLTQSFNRMTRQLNEARHETERHRGELESARGYLESILANLSAGVLVFDRHFVLRTVNEGALTVLNDDFTGLIGEAVENWPRQSIMGECIRTHFSATDEVEWQAQLELERPNGMPQVLLLRGSRLPEASGGGDVVVFDDVTRMIAAQRSAAWGEVARRLAHEIKNPLTPIQLSAERLQFKLAGKLLNGDADMLARGTQTIINQVQAMKRMVDDFRDYARLPAPEVSPLDLNELIGEVLGLYESSSARIETELAADLPAVLGDATQLRQIIHNLLRNAEDALEERPDSCIRIITERLGRCARLQIADNGPGFPAELLPRIFEPYVTTKARGTGLGLPIVKKIVEEHSGSIEISNAPEGGARIDIRLPLVKEESQ